In Corynebacterium matruchotii, a single genomic region encodes these proteins:
- a CDS encoding TM2 domain-containing protein → MTSPYNSGDPNFQQHDSIFGPPQQQPGGPGPMPQQPQPAMNAGMPQHVQQVVNVNLTAAQVQGMAGAEPVQHVKSFGVYMMCLAFGGYIGAHHYYTGNIGRGLLYTCTLGLFMFGWLGDLVNARRNFNREMASQGILSAQYRS, encoded by the coding sequence ATGACTTCACCATATAACTCTGGTGACCCTAATTTCCAACAACACGACTCAATTTTCGGCCCTCCGCAACAACAACCGGGTGGTCCTGGTCCAATGCCGCAGCAACCGCAGCCGGCTATGAATGCTGGTATGCCGCAGCATGTTCAGCAGGTTGTGAATGTGAATCTGACGGCTGCTCAGGTTCAGGGCATGGCTGGTGCCGAACCGGTGCAGCACGTTAAGAGTTTTGGGGTGTATATGATGTGCCTGGCTTTTGGTGGGTATATTGGCGCACACCACTACTACACCGGCAATATTGGCAGAGGGCTGCTGTACACCTGCACCCTCGGTTTGTTTATGTTCGGCTGGTTGGGTGATCTGGTGAATGCTCGCCGTAATTTCAACCGGGAGATGGCTTCCCAGGGGATTTTATCCGCCCAGTACCGAAGCTGA
- a CDS encoding DNA polymerase III subunit delta' codes for MDNDIFAQMGVAAVVAPTLRAAAAAARRGTSRGDGGMGSADHDGYGEGAGRGGSGGSSAMTHAWLFTGPPGSGRSNAAVAFAAALECTDPHIIGCGTCEQCRKVQRGAHTDVVHITPRELTIGVETMRTEVVTPAAMLPTVGKWRIVILDNADRLTDAAANTLLKTVEEPPAHTVIMLCAPSTDPEDIIPTLLSRSRHLYIPQPSIDDIVAILTRTDNATEADARRAAMASGNHIGRARHLLHHQESQIRRTNILNLAELIFHGSQAFQAVTSLVKTATDEAKNSLAETNEQELEKLRTALGMGAKGRGAHKALRGSAGQIKELEKLQKRRETRAIRDALDTQLVDLIGIYRDALMIAAHAQVSPIHPDMQGLAGELSTIGEPNLLACIEAISHCRDDITHNVRAETAMDAMVGRIRKACNVQ; via the coding sequence GTGGACAATGATATTTTCGCCCAAATGGGTGTAGCAGCTGTGGTTGCCCCCACCCTTCGCGCCGCCGCGGCAGCCGCCCGCCGTGGTACTAGCCGTGGTGACGGTGGGATGGGAAGTGCCGATCATGACGGTTATGGTGAGGGTGCCGGTCGTGGCGGTAGTGGTGGGAGCAGCGCGATGACCCACGCCTGGCTCTTCACCGGCCCACCCGGATCCGGCCGATCCAACGCCGCGGTCGCCTTCGCCGCCGCCCTCGAATGCACCGACCCACACATCATCGGCTGCGGCACCTGTGAACAATGCCGTAAAGTGCAACGAGGCGCCCACACCGACGTGGTACACATCACCCCCCGAGAACTCACCATTGGCGTCGAAACCATGCGCACCGAAGTCGTCACCCCCGCCGCCATGCTCCCCACCGTTGGCAAATGGCGCATCGTCATCCTCGACAACGCCGACCGGCTTACCGACGCCGCCGCCAACACCCTCCTGAAAACCGTGGAGGAGCCCCCGGCGCACACGGTTATTATGCTCTGTGCCCCCTCCACCGACCCCGAAGACATTATTCCCACCCTCCTGTCCCGATCCCGCCACCTCTACATTCCCCAACCCAGCATCGACGACATCGTAGCCATCCTCACCCGCACCGACAACGCCACCGAAGCCGACGCGCGCCGTGCCGCCATGGCCTCGGGAAACCACATTGGGCGGGCCCGCCACCTCCTCCACCACCAGGAATCCCAGATCCGGCGCACCAACATTCTCAACCTGGCGGAACTCATCTTCCACGGATCCCAAGCCTTCCAAGCCGTGACCAGCCTGGTGAAAACCGCCACCGACGAAGCCAAAAACTCCCTGGCCGAAACCAACGAACAAGAATTAGAAAAACTCCGCACCGCCCTCGGCATGGGAGCCAAAGGGCGCGGTGCCCACAAAGCCCTCCGGGGCAGCGCCGGCCAAATCAAAGAACTGGAAAAACTCCAAAAACGGCGCGAAACCCGCGCTATCCGCGACGCCCTCGATACCCAACTTGTCGACCTCATCGGAATCTACCGTGACGCCCTCATGATCGCTGCCCACGCCCAGGTGAGCCCCATCCACCCCGACATGCAAGGGCTCGCCGGTGAACTCAGCACCATTGGCGAACCCAACCTCCTGGCCTGTATCGAAGCCATCAGCCACTGCCGTGACGACATCACCCACAACGTCCGGGCCGAAACCGCCATGGACGCCATGGTTGGCCGAATCCGTAAAGCATGCAACGTGCAATAA
- a CDS encoding thioredoxin domain-containing protein: MAQKLLRLTPPKVVRLVIIFAIIVAGIFVIGYYAGYYKVSTAQHNQADLRTTATSEAAKRKDFAPAGTGSVKPVSDPAQLDAFIVGPGGDIKSENDVLNVHRRNAKDPFAVGAVDAPVVISEFSDFECPFCALYVNGARKQILSEYVDQGLVRLEWNDFPINGPNAVAAAKAGRAAAAQGKFHEFHDALYQASAGVKGHPENKTADFVRFAKEAGVPDLAKFEEQATDSTYDEVIKKAQGYGSSLGIDGVPAALVGTQFVSGAQPIEVFRQVIETELVKAKAKTKSA; the protein is encoded by the coding sequence ATGGCACAAAAACTCTTGCGGCTCACCCCTCCGAAGGTGGTGCGCCTTGTCATTATATTCGCCATCATCGTGGCTGGTATTTTTGTGATCGGATATTATGCGGGGTATTATAAAGTCTCCACCGCGCAACACAACCAGGCGGATTTACGCACCACAGCAACCTCCGAAGCCGCAAAACGGAAAGATTTCGCACCGGCAGGCACCGGCAGTGTGAAACCAGTATCGGACCCGGCACAGTTGGATGCGTTCATTGTGGGCCCCGGCGGGGACATCAAATCAGAGAATGACGTACTCAATGTTCATCGGCGCAACGCAAAAGACCCATTCGCGGTGGGGGCGGTTGATGCACCAGTCGTCATTTCCGAGTTTTCCGATTTTGAATGCCCATTTTGCGCCCTATACGTCAATGGTGCGCGAAAACAGATTTTATCGGAATATGTGGATCAAGGACTGGTGCGGTTAGAGTGGAACGATTTTCCCATCAACGGTCCCAACGCGGTTGCCGCGGCAAAGGCTGGACGAGCAGCGGCAGCCCAGGGCAAATTCCACGAGTTCCACGATGCGTTATACCAAGCCTCTGCGGGGGTGAAGGGGCATCCAGAAAATAAGACCGCCGATTTTGTGCGATTCGCCAAAGAAGCCGGGGTTCCAGACCTGGCAAAATTCGAAGAACAAGCCACCGACAGCACATACGACGAAGTAATTAAGAAAGCGCAAGGGTATGGGTCATCGTTAGGCATCGATGGGGTGCCCGCAGCATTGGTGGGAACCCAGTTTGTGAGCGGAGCCCAGCCCATCGAGGTATTCCGGCAAGTCATCGAAACGGAACTGGTCAAGGCAAAGGCCAAGACAAAGAGTGCCTAG
- a CDS encoding NAD-dependent epimerase/dehydratase family protein produces MHVLVTGGAGFIGSHLVDFLVAHGHSVTVFDNLSRGKMSNLDNALACGNVRVITEDLLDSDLEQLIVDTQPEVIFHLAAQIDVRRSVAEPLFDAHTNIISTIRLAEAARKNNVRKIVFTSSGGSIYGKPEQFPVTENTPIDPHSPYAAAKISGEIYLNTFRHLYGLDCSHIAPANVYGPRQDPHGEAGVVAIFAQRLLNGYPTTIFGDGGNTRDYVYVEDVVRAFYLAAGPIGGGDRFNIGTSIETSDRELHTLVARAAGAPDTPDYAPARLGDVPRSALSYQHAHDVLGWEPRVSIVEGVAKTVDYFRTTQQLH; encoded by the coding sequence ATGCACGTTCTCGTTACCGGTGGTGCCGGTTTTATAGGTTCACATCTGGTTGATTTCCTTGTTGCTCACGGCCACAGCGTGACTGTTTTTGACAATCTCTCCCGTGGCAAGATGTCTAACCTTGATAACGCGCTCGCCTGCGGTAACGTTCGGGTCATTACGGAGGACCTACTCGACTCGGACCTGGAACAGCTCATTGTCGACACACAACCAGAAGTTATTTTTCATCTCGCAGCCCAAATTGATGTTCGGCGCTCCGTCGCTGAGCCGCTTTTCGACGCCCATACCAATATCATATCCACAATCAGGCTTGCCGAAGCCGCCCGAAAAAACAATGTTCGGAAAATTGTCTTCACCTCATCCGGCGGCTCCATATATGGTAAACCCGAGCAATTCCCCGTCACTGAAAACACCCCCATCGACCCGCATTCCCCCTACGCCGCCGCAAAAATCTCCGGCGAAATCTACCTCAATACCTTTCGCCACCTTTATGGTCTCGACTGCTCACACATAGCCCCCGCGAATGTGTATGGTCCGCGCCAAGACCCTCATGGTGAGGCCGGTGTGGTGGCGATTTTCGCCCAACGACTCTTGAACGGTTACCCCACCACCATTTTTGGCGATGGCGGCAATACCCGCGACTATGTTTATGTTGAAGATGTGGTGCGCGCATTCTACCTGGCGGCCGGCCCCATCGGTGGCGGTGATCGCTTCAATATTGGCACTAGCATAGAAACCTCTGACCGGGAGCTCCATACCCTAGTGGCCCGGGCCGCCGGTGCCCCCGACACCCCCGACTATGCTCCCGCCCGCCTTGGTGATGTGCCCAGGTCGGCCCTATCGTACCAGCATGCCCACGACGTTTTGGGGTGGGAACCGCGGGTAAGCATTGTCGAAGGCGTGGCCAAAACCGTGGACTATTTCCGTACCACCCAGCAGCTTCACTAG
- a CDS encoding OPT family oligopeptide transporter, protein MTPTGATSAAGPAKPRSGIKELTVRGIILGGLITLIFTAANVYLGLKVGLTFATSIPAAVISMAILRKFQDHSVQENNIVQTIASAAGTLSAIIFVLPGLVMIGFWSGFPYWTTAIICAVGGTLGVMYSIPLRRALITGSDLPYPEGVAAAEVLKVGDDHADAEAQKENKVGLRVIIVGSLASAGYQFLSYLKVVAGSVKTVFPLFGGASTVATSLSLALIGVGHLVGLGVGIAMIVGLLISYGVLLPVFSADAMGSGDISEIVKTTFSQEVRFVGAGAMTVAAIWTLVKIIGPIIKGIKDSLASSQARKSGETVALTERDIPFNIVMGVILACMVPTGLLLYLFVQNSEISHHTTTLVILSVVFVLVTGLVVAAVCGYMAGLIGASNSPISGVGIIVVLASALLIKVVTGNEHETNAPALVAYTLFTAAVVFGIATISNDNLQDLKTGQLVDATPWRQQVALIIGVVFGSIVIPPVLQVMLQAFGFDGMAGAGPDALAAPQAALLSSVANGIFGNSLDWNIFGLGALIGVGVIIVDEILRKTTGGKRFLPPLAVGMGMYLPISLTLVIPIGAVLGVVYNKWADKHENSESLRRMGTLLATGLVVGESLLGVIYAAIIVAANKEEPLAIVDLGGVADGLGIVVFAAVCFGLYRWLQTSIAPKAQASKPAD, encoded by the coding sequence ATGACACCCACAGGCGCCACAAGCGCTGCCGGTCCGGCGAAGCCCAGAAGCGGCATCAAAGAGCTGACCGTCCGGGGGATTATTCTCGGCGGGTTGATTACATTGATCTTTACCGCGGCAAATGTGTATTTGGGGTTGAAGGTGGGGTTGACGTTCGCCACCTCGATTCCAGCCGCGGTGATTTCCATGGCGATATTGCGGAAGTTCCAGGACCATTCGGTCCAGGAGAATAACATTGTGCAGACGATTGCCTCGGCGGCAGGCACATTGTCTGCCATTATTTTCGTGTTGCCTGGTTTAGTCATGATCGGGTTTTGGTCGGGGTTCCCCTATTGGACGACCGCCATTATTTGCGCAGTCGGCGGCACATTGGGGGTGATGTATTCCATTCCGCTGCGCCGCGCCCTCATCACCGGCTCGGATTTGCCGTATCCCGAGGGGGTGGCCGCGGCCGAGGTGTTAAAGGTCGGTGACGATCATGCCGACGCCGAGGCCCAGAAGGAAAATAAGGTGGGCCTGCGGGTCATTATCGTGGGCAGTCTGGCGTCGGCAGGCTACCAGTTCTTGTCGTATCTCAAGGTGGTGGCCGGCAGCGTCAAGACGGTGTTCCCGCTGTTTGGCGGGGCGTCGACCGTGGCCACGTCGCTGTCGCTGGCTCTCATTGGTGTGGGGCACCTGGTGGGGTTGGGTGTCGGCATCGCCATGATCGTGGGGTTGCTCATCTCCTACGGGGTACTGCTGCCGGTCTTCTCCGCCGACGCCATGGGCTCCGGTGATATTTCCGAAATCGTGAAGACCACATTCAGCCAGGAAGTGCGGTTTGTGGGTGCCGGCGCCATGACCGTGGCCGCCATTTGGACGCTCGTGAAGATCATTGGCCCCATCATCAAGGGCATTAAGGATTCGCTGGCATCGTCGCAGGCCCGCAAGTCCGGGGAAACCGTGGCGTTGACGGAGCGGGACATCCCCTTCAACATTGTCATGGGCGTGATTTTGGCCTGCATGGTGCCCACCGGATTATTGCTGTATCTGTTCGTGCAGAATTCGGAGATTTCGCACCACACCACCACATTAGTGATTTTGAGCGTGGTGTTTGTGCTGGTGACCGGCCTGGTGGTGGCCGCCGTGTGCGGCTACATGGCCGGGTTGATCGGTGCTTCGAATTCGCCGATTTCGGGCGTGGGCATCATCGTTGTGTTGGCTTCGGCGCTGCTCATTAAGGTGGTGACTGGGAACGAGCACGAGACGAACGCCCCGGCCTTGGTCGCGTACACGCTGTTCACGGCGGCGGTGGTGTTTGGTATTGCCACGATTTCGAACGACAATTTGCAGGATTTGAAGACCGGCCAACTGGTGGATGCCACGCCGTGGCGGCAGCAGGTGGCATTGATTATTGGCGTGGTGTTCGGGTCGATTGTGATTCCGCCGGTGTTGCAGGTGATGTTGCAGGCCTTCGGGTTCGATGGCATGGCGGGCGCCGGCCCGGACGCGTTGGCCGCACCGCAGGCGGCATTATTGTCGTCGGTGGCGAACGGTATTTTCGGCAATTCGTTGGATTGGAACATTTTTGGCCTGGGCGCGCTGATTGGCGTAGGCGTCATCATTGTTGACGAGATTCTGCGGAAAACCACTGGTGGTAAGCGGTTCCTGCCGCCGCTGGCGGTGGGCATGGGCATGTACCTGCCGATCAGTTTGACCCTGGTGATCCCCATTGGCGCGGTTTTGGGCGTGGTGTACAACAAGTGGGCGGACAAGCATGAGAATTCGGAGTCGCTGCGCCGCATGGGCACGCTGCTGGCCACCGGTTTGGTGGTAGGTGAATCCCTGCTGGGCGTGATCTACGCCGCCATTATCGTTGCCGCCAATAAGGAAGAACCGCTGGCCATCGTGGATCTCGGCGGCGTGGCCGACGGTTTGGGCATTGTGGTGTTTGCCGCGGTGTGCTTCGGCCTGTACCGGTGGTTGCAGACCAGCATTGCTCCGAAGGCTCAGGCCAGCAAGCCCGCCGATTAG
- a CDS encoding antitoxin VbhA family protein: MYTRENAPLTPEQRKHLDNVLANSRIEGYEITDQMIDDAIRIILGEKTSDEIRDEILQRYGVTPETTPDT; the protein is encoded by the coding sequence ATGTACACCCGTGAAAATGCGCCGCTAACACCAGAACAGCGAAAACACCTGGATAACGTCTTGGCCAATTCCCGTATTGAGGGATATGAGATTACCGACCAGATGATTGATGATGCCATTAGGATAATCCTAGGGGAAAAAACCTCAGATGAAATCCGGGATGAGATCCTCCAGCGCTATGGGGTAACCCCAGAAACCACACCTGACACATGA
- a CDS encoding AMP-binding protein: MNKLAFTKFARTMVQLKDLVPALLKSGVISTEGGLKAMLATPLVLARYRFTTAREVEQGAIACPHRTALIDDSGSLTYSQLRANARIFAAYLRDTMNGNIHMGVMARNGRGIIYPMAAKGFAGATIYLQNIGSSKEQLTNCLKRDGVNILVIDEEFINRFDADAMDIPVIIAHRDSNRDYGYPDLESIIATYIPQQRLPFFPKHGPIVVMSSGTTGTPKGVVRVEPVAPTVLAGILTKVPWRAGMRVQITASMFHAWGWAVFNIALGMRGTIVTHRIFDPERVFRDIDEGKLDGMLSSPIFLKDLVNLPDNDRYDCSSLKFIFSSGNALSPWLVEKMHDRFGKNLCNLYGSTEISAVAVASMEEIAQHPTTSGPICTGTDFIILDENDRPCPTGTPGRIFCYNTVTLRGYTDPNIPMTQYGHLIQIGDRGYLDENGFLFVLGRADDMIIVGGENVYPRSVEEVLEEMPGIADMYAGGVEDEETFKRIAVWVVRSDDYAGQNLTTEAIQNWVLDRLAAHSVPRDVHFVDSLPRTATGKVMPRQLVPPQH; this comes from the coding sequence ATGAATAAACTTGCTTTTACCAAATTTGCCCGCACCATGGTACAGCTCAAGGATTTAGTGCCAGCGTTGTTGAAGTCTGGGGTCATTTCCACCGAAGGCGGATTAAAAGCAATGCTGGCAACGCCACTGGTGCTTGCACGGTATCGGTTCACCACGGCACGAGAGGTAGAACAAGGCGCCATTGCTTGTCCACACCGCACTGCGCTTATCGACGACTCCGGGTCACTGACGTACTCCCAATTGCGGGCTAACGCCCGAATATTTGCCGCCTACCTGCGGGACACCATGAACGGCAATATCCACATGGGGGTAATGGCACGCAATGGTCGAGGAATTATTTATCCCATGGCGGCCAAAGGGTTCGCTGGGGCAACCATATATTTGCAAAATATTGGCTCGTCAAAGGAACAATTGACCAATTGTCTGAAACGGGACGGCGTCAACATTCTAGTCATTGATGAGGAGTTCATCAACCGGTTTGATGCCGACGCAATGGATATTCCGGTGATTATTGCGCATCGGGATTCGAACCGGGATTACGGCTACCCGGACTTAGAATCAATCATCGCAACCTATATTCCGCAGCAACGCCTACCGTTCTTCCCGAAACACGGCCCGATTGTAGTCATGAGCTCGGGGACCACGGGCACGCCAAAGGGGGTTGTGCGGGTAGAACCGGTGGCGCCGACGGTGTTGGCGGGAATCCTGACAAAGGTACCGTGGCGCGCCGGGATGCGGGTACAGATCACCGCATCAATGTTCCATGCGTGGGGGTGGGCGGTGTTCAACATTGCGCTAGGGATGCGGGGCACCATTGTGACGCACCGAATTTTCGACCCGGAACGGGTATTCCGGGATATTGATGAGGGCAAATTGGATGGCATGTTATCGTCACCGATTTTCCTGAAGGATTTGGTGAATCTGCCGGATAACGACCGGTATGATTGCTCCAGTTTGAAGTTTATTTTCTCTTCCGGCAATGCACTATCACCCTGGCTTGTGGAAAAAATGCATGACCGGTTTGGGAAGAATTTGTGTAACCTCTATGGGTCGACGGAAATTTCGGCGGTGGCGGTGGCCTCTATGGAGGAGATTGCGCAGCACCCAACCACGTCGGGGCCGATCTGCACTGGCACGGATTTCATCATTTTGGATGAGAATGATCGCCCCTGCCCGACGGGCACCCCGGGGCGGATTTTCTGCTACAACACGGTAACGCTGCGTGGCTATACCGACCCGAATATTCCCATGACCCAATATGGGCATTTAATCCAGATCGGCGACCGGGGTTATTTGGACGAGAACGGGTTCTTGTTTGTGTTGGGCCGCGCGGACGACATGATCATTGTGGGTGGGGAGAACGTGTATCCCCGCAGCGTGGAGGAAGTTTTGGAGGAGATGCCGGGCATTGCGGACATGTATGCCGGCGGCGTCGAGGATGAGGAAACTTTCAAACGCATCGCGGTGTGGGTGGTACGATCCGATGATTATGCAGGGCAGAACCTCACCACGGAGGCGATCCAAAACTGGGTGTTAGACCGACTAGCAGCCCATTCGGTGCCCCGGGACGTGCATTTTGTGGATTCCCTTCCCCGCACCGCCACGGGCAAGGTCATGCCGCGGCAACTGGTTCCACCGCAACACTAA
- a CDS encoding DUF3037 domain-containing protein has product MKLRYWTVRAVPSANSITTIGIGVIVEDMATGEIAARFKKDSSQLAYMESQQSIMRLADELEQHVVHLACQHHRHSIGHELSVNGYLASLMDYWNNMLIIDEPKQVDSTSIEQATQLLFVTLIGDEHYLEHSQLEIQARDMVKATYRRHKQLEKNMYLPASVDVDGFEIPLNLVIIKNANVFELNSVFSFESLHPQETISMVEAWTLKIDKLRTKGGRLHTDNHVISLAKDTDITAVYWPPKTPRQHEVFDSVTVPWAGLGITDIPLAETDEHAGELAKRLDQ; this is encoded by the coding sequence ATGAAATTACGGTATTGGACGGTACGCGCGGTCCCCAGCGCTAATAGCATCACCACCATTGGCATTGGTGTCATTGTCGAAGACATGGCCACTGGGGAGATCGCCGCAAGGTTTAAAAAGGATTCCTCCCAATTGGCGTACATGGAGTCACAACAATCCATCATGCGGCTCGCCGATGAACTAGAACAACATGTGGTGCATCTCGCTTGCCAACATCACAGACACAGTATTGGTCATGAATTAAGCGTCAATGGTTACCTCGCATCATTGATGGACTACTGGAATAATATGCTCATCATTGACGAGCCAAAACAGGTGGATTCGACCTCGATCGAGCAGGCAACCCAGCTATTATTCGTCACACTCATTGGCGACGAACACTATTTGGAGCATTCCCAATTAGAAATCCAGGCCCGGGACATGGTGAAGGCAACATATCGGCGCCATAAGCAGCTAGAAAAGAACATGTATCTGCCCGCATCGGTCGATGTTGACGGGTTTGAGATACCACTGAATTTGGTGATTATAAAAAACGCAAACGTTTTCGAGCTTAATAGTGTGTTTTCGTTTGAGAGCCTACACCCGCAAGAAACCATATCCATGGTGGAGGCATGGACACTCAAGATCGATAAGCTACGCACAAAAGGCGGCCGGCTGCATACCGATAATCATGTGATTAGCCTGGCAAAAGACACCGACATTACCGCGGTATATTGGCCACCGAAAACCCCACGGCAACATGAGGTGTTTGACTCGGTGACGGTGCCGTGGGCAGGCTTGGGGATTACGGATATACCGCTAGCCGAAACCGACGAGCACGCCGGGGAGCTTGCAAAACGATTGGATCAATAA